In Mercurialis annua linkage group LG6, ddMerAnnu1.2, whole genome shotgun sequence, the following are encoded in one genomic region:
- the LOC126687536 gene encoding uncharacterized protein LOC126687536, whose protein sequence is MLSGNLINFFLDDSDDDLEITVSTLRESINRNRRASLYRMSVYGRSYIWRNRVHCHYKIYHDYFGENLVYSPSLLRRRFRMSRSLFLHIQSAIESYDPYFIQKRDVAADYVDEYVRIGESCHDPNY, encoded by the exons ATGCTCTCTGgaaacttaattaatttttttcttgatgATTCTGACGATGATTTGGAAATCACAGTATCTACTTTAAGAGAGTCGATCAATAGAAATAGACGGGCGTCTTTATATCGCATGTCGGTTTATGGTCGTAGCTATATATGGCGTAATAGGGTACATTGTCATTATAAGATTTATCATGACTACTTTGGAGAAAATCTCGTTTATTCGCCAAGTTTATTACGAAGGAGATTTCGAATGAGTCGGTCTCTTTTTCTTCACATACAATCCGCCATAGAGTCTTATGACCCATATTTTATTCAGAAAAGGGATGTTGCTG CTGATTATGTTGATGAATATGTAAGAATTGGTGaaagctgtcacgacccaaattactGA
- the LOC126687538 gene encoding uncharacterized protein LOC126687538 encodes MLLRERKDGKLPKGAVQKVADYFSISTRSVSRLNQHAISITTKGSLPDLSCNLVKKVGRKRIELDFDRMKEIPFSRRTNIRSLSSELKYPKSTVHQRIKEGYIRPHSNSLKPYLSEENVKSRLEFCLSMIDKDSIDTSPKFINMYDQIHIDEKWYYMSKTTQKYYLLPDESEPFRTCKSKRFIPKIMFLAAVARPYTDVDTGATFDEKIGIWPFVCKETARIE; translated from the coding sequence ATGTTACTCAGAGAAAGAAAAGATGGAAAATTACCAAAAGGAGCTGTACAAAAAGTTGCTGATTATTTTTCAATATCAACAAGATCAGTGAGTAGACTAAATCAGCATGCAATAAGTATAACAACAAAAGGGAGTTTGCCTGATCTCTCATGTAATCTAGTGAAAAAAGTTGGTCGTAAAAGGATTGAATTGGATTTTGATCGAATGAAAGAAATCCCTTTCAGTCGCCGCACCAATATTCGATCGCTTTCATCTGAGTTGAAGTATCCAAAATCAACAGTTCATCAAAGAATTAAAGAAGGCTATATACGACCACATTCAAATTCGTTGAAGCCATATTTATCGGAGGAAAACGTGAAATCCAGATTGGAGTTCTGCTTGTCCATGATTGATAAAGATAGTATTGATACATCACCAAAGTTTATCAATATGTATGATCAAATCCATATCGATGAAAAGTGGTATTACATGTCAAAAACGACACAAAAATATTACCTACTTCCGGATGAAAGTGAGCCTTTTCGTACTTGCAAAAGTAAGCGTTTCATTCCTAAAATAATGTTTCTAGCCGCTGTTGCTCGTCCTTATACGGATGTCGATACCGGCGCCACATTTGATGAAAAAATTGGAATATGGCCGTTTGTTTGCAAAGAAACAGCAAGAATAGAATAG